CTGATGATGACGTGCTTGATATCGCGAGCAAAGAAGGTTGTCTACTCATTACTTCAGATAAAGATTTTGGTGAATTGGTTTTCCGATTGCAACGGATAACAGCAGGCGTGATTCTAGTCAGGTTAGCGGGGACTTTACTTGATGTGAAAGTAGAATATTATTTCACGCGCGATCGCCACCTATGCTGAACAACTTTCTTGTGCTTTTACAGTCATCTCTCGAAGTTCTATTCGCATTCGCAAACTCCTTTGATCTGATGAGCCATTTCCCGAGCACAATGCCGTAGCGCTACTGGTGTGAGGATGAAAGTCGCTTTGGACTCAAAACAATTGAACGTCGTCGCATCACTGCCCGAGCCATACAGCCTATAAGCATCCATCAGTGGGTGTTTGAGACCTTCTGGCTCTATAGAGCCGTTGAACCCAAAACGGGAGAGTCGTTTTTCTGGGAGTTCTCCCACCTCGATTCGCTCTGCTCTGAGCGCTACCTGCAGTATCTGAGTGAGGCGTATCCAAACCAGATGCATCTGATGCAGGTGGATCGCTCTGGAGCACATACAGCCGTTGAGCTTCACGCTCCAGACAACATTATTCTGCTGTTTCAACTCCCTTATGCACCGCAACTCAACTCCATTGAGCGGTTCTGGCGATGGCTCAAAGACCGATTGGTATGGCAGTTATGGTTCTAATCGAGCGGAATTGATTTGAGAGTTGGAATTTTACCTGCGTCAGTTGAGTTGTTCCATTGTTTCTTCATGCTGCTGAACAAATTGATTCGCTAGCTTTAGCTATCTTTAACCATGAGTTTAAAAATAAAGCTACTCTGATCGGGCATGACACAGGAATTGGTAAAACTCGAATTGTTTGTGGTCTAGCACGATATGCACAGCAGCCAGGACTGACACCAGTTATTGTTACAGCAGATCCCGTACTCTACACAGACATTCTGACAGGGGATGGTGTAGATACAGGCAACAACTTCAACTCGTTGATCGCAAATAACGGAATGAGAGTGAAACTGACCTCGCCAGATGGCACTTTGACCGGATCAAAGAAGATGTCGTTAAGCAAATTAGTGCAGACTTTGCTTTATCTGGAGAAGCTGCACAATCAAACAATCCGGCGTTGGGAGACGCCGACGCAACTAGTACAATTTTTACGAGCGTTTTGCACAACCTTACCGCCGTTACTGCTTTGGGTTTAAAAGCTGAAGAAACGGCAAATGCAGCGATCGCTGACATCGAACAGGGGCGCAAGCCAATTATCATGCTGTTCAACACAATGGAATCGACCATCAAGAACTTCATTGATACGCATAACGAGTTGGCAGATGCACATAATGCTCAATTCCCCGACTCCTTAATGAAGCGGAAAGCGGATCGAAGTTGGCGATGCAATTAATATTAACGCTGGAGAGTTATTCGCGCGCTACCTCGAAAAGTCGCGCACAATCAAGATTACTGAACCCTATCTTGATAAATTAACTGGAAAACAGGTGACACGTTCGCATCGCTTAACTGATGCAGAATTAGGTGAAGCGGGAGTTGCCGCCTTTAATCAGGCTGAAGCCGCGATCGCCTCCGACAGTGCGCTTAGCGCGATCGCCACTGCTGATTGGAGCCAACTACCTATATCGCCGATTGATTATATTAAGCAAAAAATTGAAGCTGCAGGGCATTCAATTGGAGAAATTACCGCACGCACTCACGTCCTTAAATAAGAATCAGCCGCAGAACTCGCGTCTGGGGTTATTACCTATGCCACTAGAGAACATGGCACTGCTCAAAAAAAGTAGGTAATGGACGATTTTCAGAACGGCAGGATAGATGCTGTTATCACTTCTACAACCGGCTATTCTTTGCACGCAGCACGCAACTGTTGCCGATCAGCGGCAGCGAGTTATGTACATGGAAGCATCAGATTGATTTTTTTTGAATATTGAATTTATGAGAGTAACTACCTTGTTGAAGTGCGACAACTTAAGATTCAAGCGGTCTTTACTCTGTCTTGCCTAGGTTTATATAGTGTACTTTTGCTCTTTACACGTCTAATCTAAAGTACAAGTTATATTTGATACTTTCCAGACGTTCTCTTAGCCGTTGTTGCTTTTTATCAAATACTTGTAATATTACTACTGAAAAGTAGAAGATCGATCTTCCTAAAATGCCCAAAGCCAAGAAAAGTAAAGATTTAAAGGCAGTTCGGCAAATTATCTTGTGGATTGTTGCAAATGCAGGTGGAATTGGTAAGACAACGCTGGGCGTTCATTTAGGATATCGACTTGCCCAGTTGGGGTTTAACACATTATTTGTTGACTTAGACACAAATGGTTCATTGGCTCGCTTTTGTGGATTAGAACCAGAACTTGATCCCAGCCTGACAACAGCAGCCTTATTTGATCGAACCTTTGCAGGAGATTATCCAATCCAGACACCAATATGGGGAACTCCACAAGGGAAATTTCAAATTTGCCAAGGTGGTCCAGTAATGATGCAGGTAGGAGTAGATTTACCAACTCGGACTGGACGTGAGTTTGTGTTGAGAAAAACATTGAAAAAATACCCTATTGTTTACGATGTAATCATTCTAGATTCACCAGCATCTTTAGATGTACTAAGTTCCTGTGCCTTAGCTACAGCAACTCACATTTTGATTCCTCTACCAATGTCAGTCAAGTTATCTGGAGTTGATTGGCTGTTGCAGTGGATTCGGGATGAGGCGGAAGCTCTTGATCTCGATCCAGTACCAAAATTGTTAGGTGGTGTTCCCGTACGTGTTGCGAGCAATGCTGACCAGCAGGTGTTTTATAGCGAGATTGGACAAGTGTTAGCCGCACAAGGTATCCCTTGCTTTCCTGGAATTCGATATAGTGCTGAGTTTGAGAATGCATCAAATCGTGGAGTAGCTCCCCTCTATCTTCACCGCCCTAGTCATAATGCGTGCAAGGATTTTGAGCCAGTCATCAACGTATTAACTAAAGAGTTGACACAAACGTAATCTAGATAGAAGATCGATCTTCTAAAAATCAGGAAGAGTTCAATGAGTAAAACACGTCCCAATGTTTCAACTTTTTTATCAGGTAGCAATCGAGCACTGCAGACACAACGGGAATTAGCAGATGCGAAAGAGCAAATTGCTCAATTAGAAAAAGAAATAGAAACAGAACGTCAAGAAATTCAGTCAATTTTGTCAGAACATAAAGTTAGCCAAGCAACTGTCCCTATTGCTCAGATTCTGCATCGTCCCTACCAATCGCGGCGTGAGAAAGAGCCTCAAGCATTTGAAGCACTGATTCAAAGTATTAAACTGTATGGTTTTCGGGGTGCTATATGGGTACAACGTTTAGCGAATGGTCAATTACGACTCATTGCTGGTGAAACACGGTTAGATGCTGCAATTGAAGTTGGGTTAACTGAGATTACTGTAGATATTGTTGAAACTGATGATATTACGGCAGTTAAGCTGTCTCGCATGGAGAACTCTAGACGCAGAAATCTAAATGCGTTAGATGATACTGAAGAAATTTTATATTTGTTGACCTTGGTCTTGGATCAACCACGAGACAAAGTAATATCGCTACTATATAGGTTTAAAAATGCAACAGAAGGAAAATCTTCATTAGATCCAGAGATTCGAGACAAGATTGAATCTGTGTTTCAAGAAGTTGCACCAGAGTTAGGAGTAATGACATATGTAACTTCTCGATTACCGTTACTCAATCTACCTAGCGATATATTGGAAGCTTACAACATGGGAATGTTACAGTACACAAAAGCTGTTGAGTTAGGACGAATTGAGGATAAAATACTCCGCCAAGAATTATTAAGCGAGACAATTGAGCAGGGGTTATCCCTAGCAGAGCTTAAAGCTCGAATTCGTCCTACAAAATCTCCACGCACAGTTGCTGACCGAATAGAAAAGATACGGGAGCAGATTAACAGCATTAACCAGAAGTCTGTTAGCAAGTTATCTAAGCAACAACGACAGCAATTGAAGAAAACAATTGAAGAACTAGAAATATTGCTTCAGGAAAAGCGTAAAGAGCTAGATTGGGACAATCGATTAACTGACAACTAGGCTACTAGAAAAAGACAAAGGAATTGCTAGCGCTTTGTTGTTGAGCAAGACTTTTCTGTACTTGTACTCTTTACCATCTCTTTACATAATAGGCTTACAGAAGCTAATTTATGGAAAACTATATTATTTGTCTTTCAATATCAGTGTATATGCACCTAACTGACCAGGTACGCTTTTCCAGCGCCCTTGTTTAGCACCATTCCAGAGGATTTTGCCAACTTGCGCTTTAGCTTTAGTCAAAGCCTTACCTTCAATTTCCCCATATAATGCTCGTGCCACTTTTTCAGGAGTCAAAACCTCGCTATGCTGTTCTTCTACTATCATTGTCACTGCTGCTGTGAAACTCATGTTTTGATAGCGCGCTAAGAGTTGCTCGTTCGATTTGGTTATTTGCTTTTGTTGGCGAGATTTAGTATCCTGAGCCGGCGAGTTTGATGCAATCAGTTTGAGGTCAATCGTATAGCAACCAGGAGAATCTGGGACTTTCTCCCAAAGTCCTTTTTCTACTCCCTTGCGCAGAGTATCATTCATCCTCAACCTTT
Above is a window of Gloeocapsopsis sp. IPPAS B-1203 DNA encoding:
- a CDS encoding DUF5615 family PIN-like protein, translating into DDDVLDIASKEGCLLITSDKDFGELVFRLQRITAGVILVRLAGTLLDVKVEYYFTRDRHLC
- a CDS encoding ParA family protein; this encodes MPKAKKSKDLKAVRQIILWIVANAGGIGKTTLGVHLGYRLAQLGFNTLFVDLDTNGSLARFCGLEPELDPSLTTAALFDRTFAGDYPIQTPIWGTPQGKFQICQGGPVMMQVGVDLPTRTGREFVLRKTLKKYPIVYDVIILDSPASLDVLSSCALATATHILIPLPMSVKLSGVDWLLQWIRDEAEALDLDPVPKLLGGVPVRVASNADQQVFYSEIGQVLAAQGIPCFPGIRYSAEFENASNRGVAPLYLHRPSHNACKDFEPVINVLTKELTQT
- a CDS encoding ParB/RepB/Spo0J family partition protein; translation: MSKTRPNVSTFLSGSNRALQTQRELADAKEQIAQLEKEIETERQEIQSILSEHKVSQATVPIAQILHRPYQSRREKEPQAFEALIQSIKLYGFRGAIWVQRLANGQLRLIAGETRLDAAIEVGLTEITVDIVETDDITAVKLSRMENSRRRNLNALDDTEEILYLLTLVLDQPRDKVISLLYRFKNATEGKSSLDPEIRDKIESVFQEVAPELGVMTYVTSRLPLLNLPSDILEAYNMGMLQYTKAVELGRIEDKILRQELLSETIEQGLSLAELKARIRPTKSPRTVADRIEKIREQINSINQKSVSKLSKQQRQQLKKTIEELEILLQEKRKELDWDNRLTDN